A stretch of Acropora palmata chromosome 9, jaAcrPala1.3, whole genome shotgun sequence DNA encodes these proteins:
- the LOC141892844 gene encoding melanocyte-stimulating hormone receptor-like, giving the protein METFQPKIDFSWVIDQRPLFVFIFSFNVLLAFTATLGNTLILIALHKVSSIYPPTKFLLRCLAMTDFCVGVILQPLFVAFLMEIASDDRRILYLTLSTFNFTFCGLSFATATAISVDRLLALLLGLRYRHTVTLRRVRCFVVCFLLATIVNGFIYSLFSRDFSNSAGFVLIITCFFLSVFSHAKIFLKLRQHQAQVRQHVGHEQGNSRGIALDFEQYKKIVCTMVLVQLAFVFCYFPLFTFLILAQTTNWLKTGSIFHASALTVVYFNSSLNPILYCWKIREVREAVKTTVKQIRCCSS; this is encoded by the coding sequence ATGGAAACTTTTCAACCTAAGATCGATTTTTCCTGGGTGATTGATCAAAGACCACTctttgtattcattttttctttcaacgtTTTACTTGCTTTCACCGCAACACTCGGCAACACTCTGATCCTCATTGCGCTTCACAAAGTGTCGTCAATTTATCCTCCGACAAAATTTTTGCTCCGCTGCCTGGCTATGACTGATTTTTGCGTTGGTGTTATTCTTCAGCCGCTTTTTGTAGCGTTTTTGATGGAAATTGCAAGTGACGACAGGCGTATTCTTTACTTGACTCTGAGTACTTTTAACTTCACCTTCTGCGGACTTTCTTTCGCAACAGCCACTGCCATTAGCGTGGACAGGCTTCTCGCGCTGTTATTGGGATTGAGATACAGACACACAGTAACTTTAAGACGAGTTCGTTGCTTTGTTGTCTGCTTCTTGCTAGCTACAATTGTAAATGGATTTATATATTCCTTGTTTTCTCGGGACTTTTCCAACAGCGCTGGATTTGTTCTTATCATAACTTGTTTTTTCCTCTCTGTCTTCTCTCACGCCAAAATATTTCTCAAACTGCGACAGCATCAAGCCCAAGTACGACAACATGTTGGACATGAACAAGGAAACAGCAGAGGAATTGCACTGGACTTTGAACAATACAAAAAGATTGTTTGCACTATGGTCTTGGTGCAGTTAGCATTTGTGTTTTGCTATTTCCCACTATTCACTTTTTTGATACTGGCACAGACAACTAACTGGTTAAAAACCGGATCAATTTTTCATGCATCTGCATTAACAGTCGTCTATTTTAATTCCAGTCTGAACCCGATCCTCTATTGTTGGAAAATACGTGAAGTCAGAGAAGCTGTAAAGACCACAGTAAAACAGATTCGTTGTTGCTCAAGTTAA
- the LOC141893288 gene encoding melanocortin receptor 4-like, giving the protein METVPLQVDFLWVIDRTPFFLFIFSSNIFLAFTTTLGNTLILIALHKVSSIHPPTKFLLRCLAMTDFCVGVIVQPLLTVFLMEIASGKWRILYLTLSIFNYTFCGFSFATATAISVDRLLALLLGLKYRHTVTLRRVRCFVVCFLLATIVTGFIYSLASRDFANIAGFFVIITSLFLSVFSHAKIFLKLRQRQAQQRQHAFNVGNEQANRGGIPMNIERYKKIVGTIAWVQLALVFCYSPVFVLVILSIVTKTDWYKIGSIFHISALTVVYFNSTLNPILFCWKIREVRETVKTTVKQICCFSS; this is encoded by the coding sequence ATGGAAACTGTTCCACTTCAGGTCGATTTTCTCTGGGTGATTGATCGAACGccattctttttatttattttttcttccaacatttttcttgctttcacCACAACACTCGGCAACACTCTGATCCTCATTGCGCTTCACAAAGTGTCGTCGATTCATCctccaacaaaatttttgctcCGCTGCCTGGCTATGACTGATTTTTGTGTTGGCGTTATTGTTCAGCCgcttttaacagtttttttgaTGGAAATCGCAAGTGGCAAATGGCGTATTCTTTACTTGACTTTGAGTATTTTTAACTACACCTTCTGTGGGTTTTCGTTCGCAACAGCCACTGCTATTAGCGTGGACAGGTTACTCGCACTGTTGCTGGGATTGAAATACAGACACACAGTAACTTTAAGACGAGTTCGTTGCTTTGTTGTCTGCTTCTTGCTAGCGACAATTGTAACTGGTTTTATATACTCCTTGGCTTCTCGAGATTTCGCTAACATTGCAGGGTTTTTTGTTATCATAACTTCCTTATTCCTCTCGGTCTTCTCTCACGCCAAAATATTTCTCAAACTGCGACAGCGTCAAGcacaacaacgacaacatgCTTTTAATGTGGGAAATGAGCAAGCAAACCGCGGAGGAATTCCAATGAACATTGAGCGATACAAAAAGATTGTTGGCACCATAGCCTGGGTGCAGTTAGCATTGGTGTTTTGTTATTCCCCAGTATTCGTTCTTGTGATACTGTCAATCGTAACGAAAACTGATTGGTACAAAATAGGATCAATTTTTCACATATCTGCATTAACAGTCGTCTATTTCAATTCCACTCTAAACCCGATCCTCTTTTGCTGGAAAATACGTGAAGTCAGAGAAACGGTAAAGACCACAGTGAAAcaaatttgttgtttctcaagtTAA